The genomic segment GAGATTCCCGATGGCACGTCGAACACCATTTTGATGGTCGAGGCCGCGCAAACCGTCCCGTGGGCTCAGTACAACGAACTCCCGTTCGACCCGAACGGACCCCTTCCCCCGTTCGGCGCCCCGCAGCGTGATACTTTCTTGGTCGGCATGGCCGACGGGTCCGTTCGGACAGTCAAGAAATCGGTCAGTCCGCAGGTACTCAAAGGTGCGATCACGGCCAACGGCGGCGAGCGACTCCCGCTGGATTGGTAGCGCGCGGAGAGCAACTACCCCGCGAGGTCGGCCATGAATGACGACCGGCACGGCAGCGCGAACGGCTACCGGTCGAACGGCATCGCGACGGCCGCCCTGGTGTTCGGCGTCCTCGCCTTGTGCGGCGGGTTGACCGCGATTCCCGCCATCATCTGCGGCGTCATCGGGGTTCGCCGCGCCGGCCGCCGGGGTGGAGCCGGGAGAGGGAAGGCCCGCGTCGGATTGGCTCTGGGTGTGATCATGGCGATCGTCGCCCCGGCCGTACTGGTGCCGGGGATCGACAGGATTCACGACAACGCAACACGGGCACGGTCGGTGAACAACGTCAAACAAATCCTCCTCGGGGCGGCCGCCTACAACGATGAGCATAACAAGTTCCCGACCCCGTACGTTCGCCCGCCCGCGGGTCAATCGGCTCCGGCCGATCCGGCCGGGCGTTTGAGTTGGCGCGTGTCACTCCTGCCGTACATCGAACAAGGAAGTCTTTACAAGCAAATCCGGCTCGACGAAGCCTGGGACGGGCCGGCC from the Fimbriiglobus ruber genome contains:
- a CDS encoding DUF1559 domain-containing protein, which produces MNDDRHGSANGYRSNGIATAALVFGVLALCGGLTAIPAIICGVIGVRRAGRRGGAGRGKARVGLALGVIMAIVAPAVLVPGIDRIHDNATRARSVNNVKQILLGAAAYNDEHNKFPTPYVRPPAGQSAPADPAGRLSWRVSLLPYIEQGSLYKQIRLDEAWDGPANGPLTNRRIPTYQDPARAGPEPDNQTPYRVFVGAGAFFDEAKPRRSFANVVDGNVILLVEAAQTVPWAQYNELPFTSDGPLPPLGAPHRDVFLVGMIDGSARWIKKSVSPEMLRAAITPDGGEPIAIDW